The Psychrobacter sp. LV10R520-6 genome includes a region encoding these proteins:
- the trmB gene encoding tRNA (guanosine(46)-N7)-methyltransferase TrmB, whose protein sequence is MSQHPDSNDNVDTADDQTLSASNANTTDINMEAGTVASTVTGIDPSKRIRIVNTFMKRRTHMNKNAEQALTDPEFAQYLVNNSSGDGNLDEIHDLRALFADTPNGCDAPLTLEIGFGLGDSFIEMAAADPARNFVGVEVHEPGIGKCAYMAGTQNLTNIKIINGDAIQLLKQLPENHIDRIQLYFPDPWQKKRHYKRRFVSPERMAILTRSLKQGGWFHTATDWEHYAFWMVEVLDDLSGLSNQAGSGNFTPRPDFRSMTKFERRGLERGHGVWDLIYTKD, encoded by the coding sequence ATGAGTCAACATCCTGATAGCAACGATAACGTCGATACTGCGGACGACCAAACGCTTAGCGCATCTAATGCTAATACTACAGATATAAATATGGAGGCTGGTACTGTTGCCAGTACTGTAACTGGAATTGACCCTAGTAAGCGTATCCGCATCGTCAATACCTTTATGAAACGGCGTACGCATATGAATAAAAATGCCGAGCAAGCACTGACTGATCCAGAATTTGCCCAGTATTTGGTTAATAATAGCTCCGGCGATGGCAATCTTGATGAGATTCATGATCTACGGGCGCTGTTCGCGGATACGCCCAATGGGTGCGATGCACCGCTTACCCTAGAGATAGGTTTCGGGCTTGGTGACTCGTTTATAGAAATGGCGGCGGCTGACCCAGCACGCAACTTCGTAGGTGTCGAAGTGCATGAGCCGGGTATTGGTAAATGCGCCTATATGGCGGGCACACAAAATCTGACTAATATAAAAATCATTAACGGGGATGCCATTCAACTGCTCAAGCAGCTACCAGAAAACCATATTGACCGCATCCAACTCTACTTCCCTGATCCGTGGCAAAAAAAGCGTCATTATAAACGCCGTTTTGTCAGTCCGGAGCGCATGGCAATCCTTACTCGCAGCCTCAAACAAGGTGGCTGGTTCCATACCGCAACTGATTGGGAGCATTATGCCTTTTGGATGGTCGAAGTGTTAGACGACCTCTCAGGGCTGAGCAATCAAGCTGGCAGTGGCAACTTTACCCCGCGTCCTGACTTTCGTTCCATGACCAAATTTGAGCGTCGTGGCTTGGAGCGTGGTCATGGTGTCTGGGATTTAATCTATACCAAAGACTAA
- a CDS encoding regulatory protein RecX, translating into MKIKTLAEILAESDSDSASSSDSKQKSSKLKKSSKATNYANKIPTQSNIEYLDSKRHRSSKATDIDDSSTYESFTSHDSSTTPSSAEPSTEKAKKRKKRFHPAANFTPEPIDASTYQSPEPQSIKEMLAEVKHEVNEEQDQDNASATSATMTLLESNSATSSDNETDNLPSALKAYLRTPEQRQAEVDAIKAESRLRWLAFYYLSRREYGKAELKQKLLDKEQDPDKIDALLEEFESKGYQSDYRTTLMLIRESIRKGRGRGRIKQEFYRKKIAMPSNIDDLIDMANSESDEFSEFVDDNSDSLVEGVDWLKLAVSARIKKYGDDIPTEQKEKAKQLRFLQYRGFNTDICFQALNYTLDNLDERF; encoded by the coding sequence ATGAAGATTAAAACATTAGCCGAAATCCTAGCCGAGTCAGATTCTGACTCGGCTAGCTCGTCTGATTCCAAACAAAAAAGCTCAAAGCTAAAAAAATCCTCCAAAGCTACTAACTACGCGAATAAAATCCCTACCCAATCAAATATAGAATATCTAGATTCCAAACGACATCGCTCTTCTAAAGCTACTGATATTGATGATTCTTCTACGTATGAGTCTTTTACCTCTCATGACTCTTCTACTACCCCTTCTTCAGCTGAACCTTCTACGGAAAAAGCTAAAAAACGCAAAAAACGGTTTCACCCCGCAGCTAATTTTACCCCTGAGCCTATTGACGCCTCTACCTATCAATCCCCTGAGCCACAAAGTATTAAAGAGATGCTGGCTGAGGTAAAACATGAGGTTAATGAAGAACAAGATCAAGATAATGCCAGTGCTACCAGTGCTACGATGACATTATTAGAGTCAAATTCTGCAACGTCCTCAGACAATGAGACTGACAACCTACCCTCCGCGCTGAAAGCTTACCTGCGTACTCCCGAACAACGGCAGGCGGAAGTAGATGCTATCAAAGCCGAAAGCCGTTTGCGTTGGCTGGCATTTTATTATTTATCACGGCGTGAATATGGTAAGGCTGAGCTTAAGCAGAAGCTGCTCGATAAAGAACAAGATCCCGACAAGATTGACGCGTTGCTGGAGGAATTTGAGAGTAAGGGTTATCAAAGTGATTACCGTACCACTCTAATGCTAATACGTGAGAGCATTCGCAAAGGTCGGGGACGAGGTCGTATTAAGCAGGAGTTTTATCGTAAAAAAATAGCCATGCCCAGCAATATTGATGATCTGATTGACATGGCCAATTCAGAATCCGATGAGTTTAGCGAGTTTGTGGATGACAACAGCGATAGCTTAGTGGAAGGTGTGGATTGGCTTAAACTGGCAGTTAGTGCTCGTATTAAAAAATATGGTGACGACATCCCTACTGAACAGAAAGAAAAAGCTAAGCAACTACGGTTCTTACAATATCGCGGCTTCAATACTGATATTTGCTTTCAAGCGCTCAACTATACATTAGATAACTTAGATGAGCGATTTTAA
- a CDS encoding anion permease, with the protein MPFKPIPAAIAVLVGLIIWFVIPVPEGVTPDAWHMLALFIATIVAIIGKVLPIGALAIIAVTLVALTGVTNESPREAINDALSSYSSPLIWLIGIAIMISRGLIKTGLGRRIAYYFISIFGKKTIGVAYSLAAAELMIAPITPSNTARGGGIIHPIMKSIAQSFHSTPEEGTQKKIGRYLAMVNYHANPITSGMFITATAPNPLVVDLINKATGGDLQLSWTTWAVAMFLPGMLCLILMPLVIYMIYPPDVKVTPDAKNFAKDNLVEMGQISTQEKIMLGVFALMLLLWANIPALIFGDAFSVDATTTAFIGLTTLILTGVLTWDDILKEKSAWDTIIWFGALIMMASYLNKLGLISWFSGNIETMIGMTGVGWVGAVVILTLVYLYIHYFFASTTAHITALFAAFYAVGLTLGAPPMLYALILAAAGNIMMTLTHYATGTAPVIFNSGYVTLGEWWGIGAIMSVVNLVVWIGAGLIWWKLLGYY; encoded by the coding sequence ATGCCATTCAAGCCTATCCCTGCTGCTATCGCTGTCTTAGTTGGTTTGATTATCTGGTTTGTCATTCCTGTACCTGAAGGCGTCACGCCCGACGCGTGGCATATGCTAGCCTTATTTATCGCGACCATTGTTGCCATTATCGGTAAAGTGTTGCCAATTGGCGCGCTTGCCATTATTGCGGTGACGTTAGTAGCGCTCACAGGAGTCACTAACGAGAGTCCCAGAGAAGCCATAAATGATGCGCTATCAAGCTATTCAAGCCCACTGATTTGGCTCATTGGTATCGCGATAATGATTTCACGGGGCTTGATAAAAACCGGTTTGGGTCGCCGTATTGCTTATTATTTCATCTCTATTTTTGGCAAAAAAACCATTGGCGTTGCTTATTCATTAGCCGCAGCGGAGCTGATGATTGCGCCTATTACGCCTTCTAATACTGCTCGTGGCGGGGGTATTATTCACCCCATTATGAAGTCCATTGCCCAAAGCTTTCATTCAACGCCGGAAGAAGGCACGCAAAAAAAGATAGGTCGTTATCTAGCGATGGTCAACTATCACGCCAATCCGATTACCTCAGGCATGTTTATTACCGCCACTGCACCCAATCCATTAGTGGTTGATTTAATCAATAAGGCGACCGGTGGTGACCTTCAATTATCGTGGACGACGTGGGCCGTGGCAATGTTTTTACCGGGAATGCTCTGTCTGATATTAATGCCGCTGGTTATCTATATGATTTACCCACCTGACGTAAAGGTGACACCCGATGCGAAAAATTTCGCTAAAGACAACTTAGTGGAAATGGGGCAGATCAGTACTCAAGAAAAAATCATGCTTGGCGTCTTTGCCCTGATGTTGCTACTGTGGGCAAATATTCCTGCGCTTATCTTTGGCGACGCATTTAGCGTTGATGCCACTACGACGGCTTTCATTGGTTTGACCACGTTGATATTAACGGGTGTGCTGACTTGGGATGACATACTCAAAGAAAAATCGGCATGGGATACCATTATTTGGTTCGGTGCGCTGATTATGATGGCGTCTTATCTCAATAAACTGGGCTTGATCAGCTGGTTCTCAGGTAACATTGAAACTATGATTGGTATGACTGGTGTCGGTTGGGTAGGTGCAGTAGTCATTTTGACCTTGGTCTATTTATATATCCATTACTTTTTTGCCAGTACCACCGCGCATATTACCGCTTTGTTTGCCGCTTTTTATGCCGTAGGTTTAACCTTAGGTGCGCCGCCGATGTTGTATGCGCTGATACTAGCGGCGGCAGGTAATATTATGATGACTTTAACCCATTATGCGACCGGTACCGCGCCAGTTATTTTTAACTCAGGCTATGTAACGTTGGGGGAGTGGTGGGGTATTGGAGCGATAATGAGTGTGGTCAATTTAGTCGTTTGGATAGGAGCCGGATTGATTTGGTGGAAGCTGCTCGGTTATTATTAA
- a CDS encoding DUF2628 domain-containing protein — MLFIETDSPPPFYQERLTPARRKKLDQWFIGHRTQSYYLKRFEQFDKQGYLSPKWHWAAFFITFPWLLYRKRYMDALVYSVAGWSFIQLNITLVLVFFEFAAMSYIPDTYQMVTRIGIAAVIWLFWSFMVARWTDAYYYRMARREIADAIDDHPRDEAAQKAHLKREGGVSLYGLGLGFGFFAFTLMVINVQFLPIIAKPKENEVLFNTYDIAKTTQNKVAIVYQQTGQCPVDLPLNIDEQQVRIQITTQAAGAPETDCAILATIQDVKFPTRYLNGQTLMFYHNVDDNSWRCTSSLNKKQAPAYCVDD; from the coding sequence ATGTTATTTATTGAGACGGACTCGCCGCCACCGTTTTATCAAGAACGGCTAACGCCTGCTAGGCGCAAAAAGTTAGACCAATGGTTTATTGGCCATCGCACGCAGAGTTATTATCTCAAGCGCTTTGAGCAGTTTGATAAGCAAGGATACCTATCCCCAAAATGGCATTGGGCGGCGTTTTTTATTACCTTTCCTTGGCTGCTATATCGTAAACGTTACATGGATGCGCTTGTTTATAGCGTTGCTGGTTGGTCGTTTATTCAGCTGAACATTACCCTTGTGTTGGTGTTTTTTGAGTTTGCAGCAATGTCGTATATTCCTGATACTTATCAGATGGTAACGCGAATAGGTATTGCAGCGGTTATTTGGTTGTTCTGGTCGTTCATGGTGGCGCGCTGGACCGATGCTTATTATTACCGTATGGCGCGGCGTGAAATTGCGGATGCTATTGATGATCATCCACGCGATGAAGCGGCGCAAAAAGCGCACCTAAAACGGGAAGGTGGGGTTAGTTTGTATGGCTTAGGACTGGGTTTTGGGTTTTTTGCCTTCACGCTTATGGTAATCAACGTACAGTTTTTACCCATTATAGCTAAACCAAAAGAGAATGAGGTGCTATTCAATACTTATGACATCGCCAAAACCACGCAAAACAAGGTAGCAATAGTCTACCAGCAGACAGGGCAGTGTCCTGTTGACTTACCACTGAATATCGATGAGCAGCAGGTGCGTATCCAAATTACTACCCAAGCAGCTGGCGCGCCTGAAACAGACTGTGCAATATTGGCTACCATTCAAGACGTCAAATTCCCAACGCGCTATCTGAATGGGCAGACCTTGATGTTTTATCACAATGTTGATGATAATAGCTGGCGCTGTACGAGCTCGCTTAATAAAAAACAAGCACCTGCATACTGCGTTGACGATTAA
- a CDS encoding succinate dehydrogenase assembly factor 2 yields MTQATQTPAAQPEPTNEQRRIIYQARRGLKELDFYIGPYVKELYLTADPTEQETFAQMLTHEDPDLLDYFTNQSKPEDERIWALVNKIKTWRHTKDLL; encoded by the coding sequence ATGACACAAGCAACCCAGACACCAGCAGCCCAGCCAGAACCTACTAACGAGCAACGGCGTATTATTTATCAAGCTCGCCGTGGACTAAAGGAATTAGATTTTTATATCGGTCCATACGTAAAAGAGCTGTACTTGACCGCAGATCCTACTGAGCAAGAAACTTTTGCCCAGATGCTGACTCATGAAGATCCTGATTTATTAGATTATTTTACCAATCAGAGTAAGCCTGAGGATGAGAGGATATGGGCATTAGTCAATAAGATTAAAACCTGGCGTCATACCAAAGACCTGCTGTAG
- a CDS encoding YidB family protein produces the protein MPMVLSWIQRNGGLSGALSKITGMGHDKQARSWMSNHELNDNLDPNEVNRLFDEQEIQQVAARTGANEMEVRQGLSYCLRL, from the coding sequence ATGCCTATGGTACTCAGCTGGATCCAACGTAATGGGGGTTTGAGTGGCGCGTTATCAAAAATAACCGGCATGGGTCATGACAAGCAAGCACGCTCTTGGATGAGTAATCATGAGCTCAATGATAATCTTGATCCCAATGAGGTCAATCGCCTATTTGATGAACAAGAAATTCAACAAGTGGCAGCGCGTACGGGTGCTAATGAGATGGAAGTGCGTCAAGGTCTCAGCTACTGCCTGAGGTTATGA
- the folP gene encoding dihydropteroate synthase, giving the protein MSLFQPLPAYTVTSRGKVLDLSQPHIMGILNVTPDSFSDGGQFNTVDAAVAHCQQMLEAGATIIDVGGESTRPNAEAVATTEEIQRVVPVVEAIRQQLGDEVWLSIDTSNPIVMQAAFGAGADIWNDVRALKREGAAVMAAKLDIPVMLMHMRGEPTTMSNLAQYDKVVSEVSAELATRIAEVIGFGVKSDKIIIDPGFGFAKNYEHHCELLTQLDKLQTLNLPIMFGISRKRFLSEVLTKSGVQAVVETEAVERDTIGTAAGLFALQQGASIIRTHNVAMMQQAVALWRQLSAYDHRHREA; this is encoded by the coding sequence ATGTCATTGTTTCAGCCTTTACCTGCTTATACCGTCACCAGCCGCGGTAAAGTCCTCGATTTATCTCAACCGCATATTATGGGCATCTTAAACGTAACTCCAGATTCGTTTTCAGATGGCGGGCAGTTTAATACTGTTGATGCCGCCGTTGCTCATTGCCAGCAGATGCTAGAGGCGGGTGCAACCATCATTGATGTTGGCGGTGAGTCTACGCGCCCCAATGCCGAGGCTGTTGCCACTACTGAAGAAATCCAACGTGTGGTGCCAGTGGTTGAAGCAATTCGCCAGCAACTTGGCGATGAGGTTTGGTTGTCTATTGATACTAGCAATCCAATTGTCATGCAGGCCGCATTTGGAGCAGGCGCTGATATCTGGAATGACGTCCGTGCGCTCAAGCGTGAGGGTGCAGCAGTCATGGCGGCTAAACTTGACATACCGGTCATGCTGATGCATATGCGCGGTGAGCCCACCACTATGAGTAATCTGGCGCAGTATGACAAGGTGGTGAGCGAGGTCAGCGCTGAGCTAGCTACTCGTATTGCTGAAGTGATTGGCTTTGGCGTAAAGAGTGACAAGATAATTATCGACCCTGGCTTTGGTTTTGCTAAGAACTATGAGCATCACTGCGAACTATTAACCCAGCTGGATAAACTACAAACGCTTAATTTACCAATAATGTTTGGCATTTCGCGTAAGCGCTTTTTATCCGAAGTACTGACCAAAAGTGGCGTACAAGCAGTTGTGGAGACCGAAGCGGTAGAGCGAGATACTATTGGTACTGCCGCTGGGCTATTTGCGCTACAGCAAGGGGCCAGTATTATCCGAACCCATAATGTGGCGATGATGCAGCAAGCGGTAGCATTATGGCGGCAGTTATCCGCGTATGATCATCGCCATCGCGAAGCTTAA
- the ftsH gene encoding ATP-dependent zinc metalloprotease FtsH, whose translation MSDMVKNTLLWLVVIGVLVLVFSGFDQSTEPDSLNYSEFVTAVSESQVASIEIDGEQITGEKKNGSAFETIRPAVSDDQLMPLLRENQVNIEGTAPKRQSVLMQLLIASFPILLIIGLFLFFMRNMQGGAGGKGGSPMSFGKSKAKMLTEDQIKASFDDVAGCEEAKEEVVEVVEFLRDPDRFTKLGATIPRGILMVGPPGTGKTLLARAIAGEAKVPFFSISGSDFVEMFVGVGASRVRDMFEQAKKSAPCIIFIDEIDAVGRHRGSGTGGGNDEREQTLNQLLVEMDGFEGNEGVIVIAATNRADVLDKALLRPGRFDRQVQVGLPDIKGREQILKVHLRKLPNTTGVDSNSLARGTPGFTGAQLANLVNEAALFAARRNKRSVDMNDFEDAKDKLYMGPERKSMVIREEERRATAYHESGHALVAELLPGTDPVHKVTIMPRGFALGVTWQLPEHDQTSLYKSKMLSDLAILFGGRIAEEVFINQQSTGASNDFERATKMARAMVTKYGMSEALGIMVYEDDDSSQGYFGGSRTISEATQQKVDEEVRRMLEEQYDIARELIEGNQDKVHAMVDALMKWETLDRDQLQDILAGEEPRPPKVYQHTEVNLAKDNIKTTGATPPPLPAM comes from the coding sequence GTGAGCGACATGGTGAAAAATACCTTATTGTGGCTGGTGGTAATCGGCGTTTTGGTGCTGGTGTTTAGCGGCTTTGATCAATCTACAGAGCCGGATAGCCTTAACTACTCTGAATTTGTGACCGCTGTGTCAGAAAGTCAGGTAGCCAGTATTGAAATTGACGGCGAGCAGATCACCGGCGAGAAGAAAAATGGCTCAGCATTTGAGACCATTAGACCAGCTGTGTCCGATGACCAGCTGATGCCCTTACTGCGTGAGAACCAAGTCAATATCGAAGGAACGGCGCCTAAACGTCAAAGTGTGCTGATGCAGCTGTTGATTGCTAGCTTCCCCATTCTGCTGATTATTGGTCTATTCCTGTTCTTTATGCGTAACATGCAAGGTGGCGCCGGTGGTAAAGGCGGCAGCCCGATGAGCTTTGGTAAATCAAAAGCCAAGATGCTGACTGAAGATCAAATCAAGGCTAGCTTTGATGATGTTGCGGGCTGTGAAGAAGCCAAAGAAGAGGTGGTAGAAGTTGTCGAGTTCCTACGTGATCCGGATAGGTTTACTAAGCTTGGTGCGACTATTCCACGTGGTATCTTGATGGTTGGTCCACCTGGTACTGGTAAAACGCTATTAGCACGAGCCATTGCTGGTGAAGCCAAAGTACCGTTCTTCTCGATCTCAGGTTCTGATTTTGTCGAAATGTTCGTTGGTGTCGGTGCCTCACGGGTACGCGATATGTTCGAACAAGCTAAGAAGAGCGCGCCTTGTATTATCTTTATTGATGAGATTGATGCGGTCGGCCGTCATCGTGGCTCTGGTACCGGCGGCGGTAACGATGAGCGTGAACAGACACTCAACCAGCTACTGGTCGAAATGGATGGTTTTGAAGGCAATGAAGGCGTTATTGTCATTGCAGCGACTAACCGTGCTGATGTCCTTGATAAAGCACTCCTACGTCCCGGTCGTTTTGACCGTCAGGTACAAGTAGGTTTGCCAGATATTAAAGGTCGCGAGCAAATTCTAAAAGTGCATTTGAGAAAACTACCGAATACTACGGGGGTTGATTCTAATTCACTTGCTCGTGGTACCCCTGGGTTCACTGGTGCGCAGCTTGCTAACCTTGTTAACGAAGCGGCCCTTTTTGCGGCACGTCGTAACAAGAGAAGCGTCGATATGAATGACTTTGAAGATGCAAAAGATAAGCTCTACATGGGTCCTGAACGTAAATCAATGGTAATACGGGAAGAAGAACGCCGTGCTACCGCTTACCATGAGTCAGGCCATGCTTTAGTCGCTGAACTGCTACCGGGTACCGATCCGGTGCATAAAGTGACTATCATGCCACGCGGATTTGCCCTTGGGGTGACCTGGCAGTTGCCTGAGCATGACCAGACCAGTCTTTATAAGTCAAAAATGCTTAGTGATCTCGCCATCTTATTTGGTGGACGTATTGCAGAAGAAGTGTTTATCAATCAGCAATCAACGGGTGCGTCGAACGACTTTGAACGTGCGACCAAAATGGCCCGCGCTATGGTTACTAAATACGGTATGTCCGAGGCTCTTGGTATCATGGTCTATGAAGATGATGACAGCTCACAAGGTTACTTTGGGGGCAGTCGTACCATATCAGAAGCCACTCAGCAAAAGGTCGATGAAGAAGTCCGCCGGATGCTAGAGGAGCAATACGATATCGCGCGTGAGCTGATTGAAGGCAATCAAGATAAGGTGCATGCGATGGTCGATGCTTTGATGAAATGGGAAACCCTTGACCGCGATCAATTGCAAGATATCTTAGCTGGTGAAGAGCCTCGTCCGCCTAAGGTTTATCAGCACACAGAAGTTAATCTAGCAAAAGATAATATTAAAACGACTGGAGCAACGCCACCACCATTACCGGCGATGTAA
- the recA gene encoding recombinase RecA, with translation MDDNKAKALKAALGQIEKQFGKNTIMHLGDDATALDVDVVSTGSLGLDIALGVGGLPKGRIVEIYGPESSGKTTMTLQAIAECQKQGGTCAFIDAEHALDPVYARALGVQTDDLLVSQPDNGEQALEITDMLVRSGAIDMVVIDSVAALTPRAEIEGEMGDSHMGLQARLMSQALRKITGNAKRSNCMVVFINQIRMKIGVMFGSPETTTGGNALKFYASIRMDIRRIGAIKNGDEIIGNQTRVKVIKNKMAAPFRQAEFEITYGQGTNHLAEVIDLGVEVGAVGKAGSWYSYGDEKIGQGKANSVIFLKENPEIAQAIEATIRAEKLGVLNDSKEPEAAKTNKELKADKELEAAPVQ, from the coding sequence ATGGACGACAACAAGGCCAAAGCACTCAAAGCGGCACTCGGTCAAATCGAAAAGCAGTTTGGCAAAAACACTATCATGCACCTAGGCGATGATGCGACCGCGCTTGATGTAGATGTGGTCTCAACCGGCTCACTTGGCTTAGATATCGCGCTCGGTGTTGGCGGCTTACCTAAAGGTCGTATTGTTGAGATTTATGGCCCTGAAAGCTCAGGGAAAACCACCATGACCTTACAGGCGATTGCAGAATGCCAAAAGCAAGGTGGCACCTGTGCCTTTATCGATGCGGAGCATGCGCTAGACCCTGTCTACGCTCGTGCTCTTGGGGTACAGACCGATGACCTATTGGTCTCCCAGCCTGATAATGGTGAGCAAGCGCTTGAGATTACCGACATGTTGGTACGTTCGGGCGCTATCGACATGGTTGTGATTGACTCAGTGGCGGCCTTAACCCCGCGCGCCGAAATTGAGGGTGAGATGGGCGACTCGCACATGGGTCTACAAGCACGTTTGATGAGCCAAGCCCTTCGTAAAATAACGGGTAACGCCAAGCGCTCTAATTGTATGGTGGTATTTATTAACCAAATCCGTATGAAAATTGGCGTCATGTTTGGTAGTCCAGAGACCACCACCGGTGGTAATGCACTGAAGTTCTACGCTTCTATACGCATGGATATTCGCCGTATTGGTGCTATCAAAAATGGTGATGAAATCATCGGCAACCAAACCCGTGTTAAAGTCATCAAAAACAAAATGGCAGCCCCATTCCGTCAAGCAGAATTTGAAATCACTTATGGCCAGGGTACCAATCATTTAGCCGAAGTCATTGATTTAGGTGTCGAAGTTGGCGCAGTGGGTAAAGCCGGATCATGGTATAGCTATGGCGATGAAAAAATCGGCCAAGGTAAAGCCAATTCAGTGATATTTTTAAAAGAGAATCCTGAAATTGCGCAAGCAATTGAAGCTACTATTCGCGCTGAAAAACTGGGTGTGCTTAATGATAGCAAAGAACCAGAAGCAGCTAAGACTAATAAGGAATTAAAAGCTGATAAAGAGTTAGAAGCAGCACCGGTACAATAA
- a CDS encoding monovalent cation:proton antiporter-2 (CPA2) family protein, translating to MFAAAAGSPNLMLQATIFLGAALLFVPLGKRFGIATVLGYLITGLILGPSALDVAGDAESLLHFSEFGVVMLLFIIGLELQPSRLWALRRSIFVLGGLQVGLTGTLLMGILYQFFSLHLDTAFIVGFGLALSSTAFVLQILNEKQQLSSTHGREAFTILLFQDIAVIPLLAVIPFLSGVREQSYDLIYFGKVFAVFAGLIFASRYVVRPFFKFVASSGATELLTAVALFIVMGVSILMEQIGLSMALGAFLTGVLLADSEYRHELEASIEPFKGLLLGLFFMSVGMLTDVKLIIAQPLFIIGCAVALMFIKFAVITAIAKVSGNRWPTSIRLGVTLAQGGEFAFVLFSVATVQNVLRPDLANMLTLIVTISMALTPVAFLLLEKVGEPFFAKGKPSPEYDTIPDHEHPVIIAGFGRVGQIIGRVLRMHNIEFTAIERSANRVDFVRKFGNQVYYGDPKNPEILRAAGISKARIFIIAVDDLERSITTAEYLRKNYPDLIVLARARDRQHYYRLREVGVRHIWRETYLSSLDMSRESLQLLGISPERAHETIQTFRDYDDDLIERQQAIYDDEARMIESAQSAMAELESLFDEDIDKARKMDLSDFYAVLKNQATPVEDTPNGSTKNDNIPDPGPKN from the coding sequence ATGTTCGCTGCCGCTGCCGGCTCACCAAATTTAATGTTACAAGCTACGATCTTTTTGGGTGCGGCGCTGCTCTTTGTACCACTGGGTAAACGCTTCGGTATTGCTACGGTTCTAGGCTATCTAATAACAGGACTAATCTTAGGTCCAAGTGCGCTAGATGTGGCAGGCGATGCCGAAAGCTTGCTACACTTTTCTGAGTTTGGTGTGGTGATGCTACTGTTCATCATTGGGCTTGAGCTCCAGCCTTCGCGCTTATGGGCACTGCGCCGTTCGATATTTGTACTGGGTGGCTTGCAAGTGGGTCTCACTGGCACGCTGTTAATGGGGATTTTATATCAGTTTTTCTCCCTACATTTAGATACGGCCTTTATCGTCGGGTTTGGCTTAGCGCTCTCCTCCACCGCTTTTGTTCTGCAAATTCTTAACGAAAAACAGCAGCTATCCAGCACGCACGGTCGCGAAGCGTTTACCATTCTATTATTTCAAGATATCGCCGTTATTCCTCTATTAGCCGTCATTCCATTTTTATCTGGGGTGCGCGAACAAAGCTACGATTTAATTTATTTTGGCAAGGTTTTTGCTGTTTTTGCAGGTTTAATTTTTGCCAGCCGCTATGTTGTCCGGCCATTTTTTAAGTTTGTCGCCTCAAGTGGGGCAACAGAATTGCTAACCGCTGTGGCATTATTTATTGTCATGGGCGTGTCTATCTTAATGGAACAGATTGGTCTGTCGATGGCATTAGGGGCGTTTTTGACCGGCGTATTGCTTGCTGACTCAGAGTATCGTCATGAGCTAGAGGCCAGTATTGAACCCTTTAAAGGGTTACTATTGGGACTGTTTTTTATGTCGGTAGGTATGCTTACCGATGTCAAACTTATTATAGCGCAGCCACTATTTATTATAGGCTGTGCAGTGGCCTTGATGTTTATCAAGTTTGCCGTAATTACTGCCATTGCCAAAGTCTCAGGCAATCGTTGGCCGACCAGTATTCGGTTGGGGGTCACTTTAGCCCAAGGCGGCGAGTTTGCATTTGTGTTGTTCAGTGTGGCCACCGTGCAAAATGTCTTGCGCCCTGATCTAGCAAATATGCTCACGCTTATTGTGACCATTTCTATGGCGCTGACACCAGTGGCCTTTTTGTTGTTAGAAAAAGTGGGTGAGCCTTTTTTTGCTAAAGGTAAACCCAGTCCTGAATATGATACGATTCCTGATCATGAGCATCCGGTAATTATTGCTGGTTTTGGGCGGGTTGGACAGATTATTGGCCGCGTACTACGGATGCACAATATCGAATTTACCGCTATTGAACGCTCTGCGAATCGAGTTGATTTTGTCCGTAAGTTTGGTAACCAAGTTTATTATGGTGACCCAAAAAACCCTGAAATCTTACGGGCAGCGGGTATCAGTAAAGCTCGAATATTTATCATCGCGGTTGATGATTTAGAGCGTTCTATTACTACGGCTGAGTACCTCCGTAAAAACTATCCTGATTTGATCGTGCTGGCACGCGCCCGGGATCGTCAACATTATTATCGGCTACGTGAGGTCGGTGTTCGCCATATTTGGCGTGAGACTTATTTATCATCTTTAGATATGTCACGTGAGTCATTACAGCTATTAGGTATCTCGCCTGAAAGAGCCCATGAAACCATTCAAACGTTCCGTGACTATGACGATGACTTGATTGAGCGCCAACAAGCCATCTATGATGATGAAGCGCGAATGATTGAATCCGCGCAGTCAGCAATGGCAGAGCTCGAAAGTTTATTTGATGAGGATATCGATAAAGCGCGTAAGATGGATTTGAGCGATTTTTATGCGGTACTAAAAAACCAAGCAACACCCGTTGAAGATACGCCAAATGGCAGTACAAAAAACGATAATATTCCTGACCCTGGCCCTAAAAATTAA